Proteins co-encoded in one Dyella japonica A8 genomic window:
- a CDS encoding DUF4105 domain-containing protein: MAGIACLLLGCLLLMPAPARAGVANAPGSNLEVSLITYGPGETYWERFGHDAIELRDTVSGEAVTFNYGVFDFDESGFLLNFARGQMHYLMDAAPSEVDQRYYTEVGRSVTRQHLAFTPAQAADLRDYLLWNLQPENVRYEYDYYVRNCATRVRDALDKALGGTLKPQLEARPGGMTFRQQTARLMSQQAWLMLILDLGLGPYADQPLNAWQESFLPEVLQQEINHVTVASIDGKAQPLVLSQNLLSPNRLVPPPAEAPDLRLPLALAGLALAALLASAHRFAPTAYALLGSLYLVLAGLVGVVLLILWTLTTHHSAWANANLLLFNPLAFLLLRALWRSRKHLATSRLANGVIVVQLVAVLIACALHLLSGVVQQNQPWLLFALPVWLVMAWSLRHRPS; this comes from the coding sequence ATGGCCGGTATCGCGTGCCTGTTGCTGGGCTGCCTGCTGCTGATGCCGGCGCCGGCGCGCGCCGGCGTCGCCAATGCCCCGGGCAGCAACCTCGAGGTATCGCTGATCACCTACGGCCCGGGCGAAACCTACTGGGAACGCTTCGGCCACGACGCCATCGAGCTGCGCGACACCGTGAGCGGCGAAGCCGTCACGTTCAACTACGGCGTGTTCGACTTCGACGAAAGCGGCTTCTTGCTGAACTTCGCGCGCGGCCAGATGCACTACCTGATGGATGCGGCGCCATCCGAGGTGGACCAGCGCTACTACACCGAAGTAGGCCGCTCGGTAACGCGGCAGCACCTGGCCTTCACGCCGGCACAGGCGGCGGACCTGCGCGACTACCTGCTGTGGAACCTGCAGCCGGAAAACGTGCGCTATGAATACGACTACTACGTGCGCAACTGCGCCACGCGCGTGCGCGATGCGCTGGACAAGGCGCTGGGCGGCACCCTGAAGCCACAGCTCGAAGCGCGCCCCGGCGGCATGACATTCCGCCAGCAAACCGCCCGCCTGATGAGCCAGCAGGCATGGCTGATGCTGATCCTGGATCTCGGCCTCGGCCCCTACGCGGACCAGCCGCTCAACGCCTGGCAGGAAAGCTTCCTGCCGGAGGTGCTGCAGCAAGAGATCAACCACGTCACCGTCGCCAGCATCGACGGCAAGGCACAGCCGCTGGTGCTGAGCCAGAACCTCCTGTCGCCCAACCGCCTCGTCCCACCGCCGGCCGAGGCGCCCGACCTGCGCCTGCCACTCGCCCTGGCGGGCCTGGCACTCGCCGCGCTGCTCGCCAGCGCCCATCGCTTCGCGCCGACGGCCTATGCCCTGCTGGGCTCGCTTTACCTGGTGCTGGCCGGCCTGGTCGGCGTGGTGCTGCTGATCCTGTGGACGCTCACCACCCACCACTCGGCATGGGCCAACGCCAACCTGCTGCTGTTCAACCCGCTGGCCTTCCTCCTGCTGCGCGCCCTGTGGCGTTCACGCAAGCACCTTGCCACCTCGCGCCTCGCCAACGGCGTGATCGTCGTGCAGCTGGTCGCCGTACTGATCGCCTGCGCCCTGCATCTGCTTTCGGGTGTCGTCCAGCAGAACCAGCCGTGGCTGCTGTTTGCGCTGCCGGTGTGGTTGGTGATGGCGTGGTCGCTTCGCCACAGGCCATCCTGA
- the corA gene encoding magnesium/cobalt transporter CorA: MHAMHSTPPKLQEDPSTGAMVVNCVAYRFDGQRIGDISVDDISEVLKQPDTFVWVGLHEPDETLLHKLQEEFDLHDLAIEDAQHAHQRTKIEAYGDSLFVVVQTAQLVSGHIAFGETHVFLGPRYLVTVRHGASLSYAPARRNCEHTPELLALGPAYGLYGVLDFIVDNLLPIVRDFREELQELEKDIFSDTFKRSTIRRLYDMQRDLMTLRLAVAPMQDIISQLVRQHPQLIPDELRAYFRDVYDHVFRVNESISAMREMLAAAINVNLSLVTFGQNEVMKRLAGYAAMLAAPTLITSWYGMNFTHMPELAKPWAYPVIIGLVLTIVVTIYITLKRNRWL; encoded by the coding sequence ATGCACGCCATGCACTCCACGCCGCCCAAGTTGCAAGAAGACCCCTCCACCGGCGCCATGGTGGTCAATTGCGTGGCCTACCGCTTCGACGGTCAACGCATCGGCGATATCAGTGTTGACGATATCAGCGAGGTGTTGAAGCAGCCCGATACCTTCGTATGGGTGGGGCTGCATGAGCCTGATGAGACGCTGCTGCACAAGCTGCAGGAAGAATTCGACCTGCACGATCTGGCGATCGAAGACGCCCAGCACGCGCACCAGCGCACCAAGATCGAGGCTTACGGCGACTCCTTGTTCGTAGTAGTGCAGACGGCGCAACTGGTCAGCGGCCATATCGCCTTCGGCGAGACGCATGTGTTCCTGGGGCCGCGCTACCTGGTCACGGTGCGGCATGGCGCGTCGCTTTCCTACGCCCCCGCCCGCCGCAATTGCGAACACACGCCTGAATTGCTCGCACTGGGCCCGGCCTATGGTCTTTACGGCGTGCTCGATTTCATCGTCGACAATCTGCTACCTATCGTGCGCGACTTCCGCGAAGAGTTGCAGGAGTTGGAGAAAGACATCTTCTCTGACACTTTCAAGCGCAGCACCATCCGGCGCTTGTACGACATGCAGCGCGACCTGATGACGCTGAGGCTGGCCGTAGCCCCCATGCAGGACATCATCAGCCAGCTGGTGCGACAGCATCCGCAACTCATCCCCGACGAACTGCGCGCGTACTTCCGCGACGTGTATGACCACGTCTTCCGCGTCAACGAATCGATCAGCGCGATGCGCGAAATGCTCGCCGCGGCCATCAACGTCAATCTGTCGCTGGTCACCTTCGGCCAGAACGAAGTCATGAAGCGCCTGGCGGGCTACGCCGCCATGCTGGCCGCCCCTACCCTGATCACCAGCTGGTACGGAATGAACTTCACCCACATGCCGGAGCTCGCGAAGCCCTGGGCCTACCCCGTGATCATCGGGCTTGTGCTCACGATCGTGGTGACGATCTACATCACGCTCAAGCGTAATCGCTGGCTGTGA
- a CDS encoding alpha/beta hydrolase family protein: MKPLFVALALALAGTSAVAAEVENHGAHPFNIRDLVMMDRVGDPQLSPDGRQALYTVRATDYAANKGITSIYLLDLAKGGTPVKLVERASSPRWAPDGSAIYYVADKDGVSQLWRRPLGASATAVQVTHAPVDVDGYKLSPDGKKALLTFGVFTDCADLACTKERLDGRAKDKASGTVYDKLFVRHWDTWADGRRAQLFITDLDHPSEQPVLLTRGIDGDLPSKPFGDDAEFSFSPDGKTVYFDVRIAGKSEPWSTNFDVYSVPADGSAAPRNLTAENPAWDAFPVPSPDGKTLYYLAMKVPVSEADRFRIMALDLVSGQKREVAPAWDRSAGGMQVSADGKTLFVTADDNGQRPLFAIDVASGKATTLVTNGEVGGYSLGKSSLLVQRDDLKRSADLYTVDLQGKGLKQVTHYNAERLKNTQMGEPEFFTFKGWNNETVQGYVVKPVGYKAGKKYPVAFIIHGGPQGAMNNAWSYRWNPQTYAGQGFAVVTINFHGSTGYGQAFTDSISGDWGGKPLEDLKAGWSAALAKYSFLDADRACALGASYGGYMTYWIAGVWNQPWKCLVDHDGVFDTRAMYYDTEELWFEERENGGTQYEHPENYEKFNPLNHVKDWRVPMLVIHSAKDFRIPDTQGLGAFTALQRRGIPSKLLHFPDENHWVLKPQNSVQWHETVNAWLKEWTAKDASPAH; encoded by the coding sequence ATGAAACCCCTGTTCGTCGCGCTGGCGCTCGCGCTGGCCGGTACCTCCGCCGTGGCCGCCGAGGTCGAAAACCACGGTGCCCATCCGTTCAATATCCGCGATCTGGTGATGATGGATCGCGTTGGCGACCCGCAGCTGTCGCCGGATGGCCGCCAGGCGCTCTATACCGTGCGCGCCACCGACTACGCCGCGAACAAGGGCATCACGTCGATCTACCTGCTCGACCTGGCCAAGGGCGGCACGCCCGTGAAGCTGGTGGAGAGGGCTTCCTCGCCGCGCTGGGCGCCGGATGGTTCGGCCATCTACTACGTCGCCGACAAGGACGGCGTGTCGCAGTTGTGGCGGCGTCCGCTCGGCGCCTCGGCCACGGCCGTGCAGGTGACGCACGCACCGGTCGACGTGGATGGCTACAAGCTCTCGCCCGATGGCAAGAAGGCACTGCTCACCTTTGGCGTGTTCACCGACTGCGCTGATCTGGCCTGCACCAAGGAGCGCCTGGATGGCCGCGCGAAAGACAAGGCTTCCGGCACGGTCTACGACAAGCTGTTCGTACGCCACTGGGATACCTGGGCTGATGGTCGCCGTGCCCAGCTCTTCATCACTGATCTCGACCACCCGTCCGAACAACCGGTATTGCTCACGCGCGGCATCGATGGCGACTTGCCGAGCAAGCCCTTCGGTGACGATGCCGAGTTCAGCTTCTCGCCGGATGGCAAGACCGTGTACTTCGACGTGCGCATCGCCGGCAAGAGCGAGCCGTGGTCGACCAACTTCGACGTCTACAGCGTGCCGGCCGATGGTTCCGCCGCACCGCGCAACCTGACGGCGGAAAATCCGGCGTGGGATGCCTTCCCGGTACCGTCGCCGGACGGCAAGACGCTGTACTACCTCGCCATGAAGGTGCCCGTATCCGAGGCGGATCGCTTCCGCATCATGGCGCTGGACCTGGTCAGCGGCCAGAAGCGCGAAGTGGCGCCGGCATGGGATCGCTCCGCCGGTGGCATGCAGGTGTCGGCCGACGGCAAGACGCTCTTCGTCACCGCCGACGACAATGGCCAGCGTCCGCTGTTTGCCATCGATGTTGCCAGTGGCAAGGCCACCACGCTGGTCACCAACGGCGAAGTGGGTGGTTACTCGCTCGGCAAGTCGTCGCTGCTGGTGCAGCGTGACGACTTGAAGCGTTCGGCCGACTTGTACACCGTCGATCTGCAGGGCAAGGGCCTCAAGCAGGTGACGCACTACAACGCCGAGCGCCTCAAGAACACGCAGATGGGCGAGCCGGAGTTCTTCACCTTCAAGGGCTGGAACAACGAGACCGTGCAGGGTTACGTGGTGAAGCCGGTGGGCTACAAGGCCGGCAAGAAGTACCCGGTGGCCTTCATCATCCATGGCGGTCCGCAGGGTGCGATGAACAACGCATGGAGCTACCGCTGGAATCCGCAGACGTATGCGGGGCAGGGTTTTGCCGTGGTCACCATCAACTTCCACGGCTCCACGGGCTACGGCCAGGCGTTCACCGATTCCATCTCGGGTGACTGGGGCGGCAAGCCGCTGGAAGACCTCAAGGCCGGCTGGAGCGCCGCGCTGGCCAAGTACAGCTTCCTTGACGCAGACCGCGCCTGTGCGCTGGGCGCCAGCTACGGCGGTTACATGACGTACTGGATCGCCGGCGTGTGGAACCAGCCGTGGAAGTGCCTGGTCGACCACGATGGCGTGTTCGACACCCGCGCCATGTATTACGACACCGAAGAGCTGTGGTTCGAGGAACGCGAGAACGGCGGTACGCAGTACGAGCACCCGGAAAACTACGAGAAGTTCAACCCGCTCAACCACGTCAAGGACTGGCGCGTGCCGATGCTGGTGATCCACTCGGCCAAGGATTTTCGCATTCCCGACACGCAGGGCCTGGGTGCGTTCACGGCACTGCAGCGCCGCGGCATCCCCAGCAAGCTGCTGCACTTCCCGGACGAGAACCACTGGGTGCTCAAGCCGCAGAACAGTGTGCAGTGGCATGAGACGGTCAATGCGTGGCTGAAGGAGTGGACGGCGAAGGATGCTTCCCCAGCCCACTGA
- a CDS encoding tetratricopeptide repeat protein → MQFRLTYGLGAIALLAIALIYWPVVHFSFVWDDWVSFVETPWLTQGDEWKHYIFRDFNAWTYYFRPLVVGLFTMQVRLFHSAPEPMHVVSLALHLIDVALVGVLAWRCATLTNMDAARRSWVAPLCMLIYGLHPALIETVAWVGCQFDLVVTLFVLLGLIANLGIQRRGHRASVIAVIFFLAACSKEAALSFPFLLVLFDWMLFSGDQDTRFTTRIATVLGRNWPAYLGVVLAGSGYLIFRHFALGSVTGQAASPSGGLVAHLYEISVVYLHYLKVIIWPVDGMNVIHPYMPGDFQGPATLTTLLAMAAAAIVVAGGLYATLRFKSVFGSIIVAMTVALLPVLHIIPVDFELSLYHDRYTTMALAMACSMLPMLRAPARLKLRATEKLVSLLAGAGIFLWLAFSIVAIRLITPNWANDTALWNWALSAYPHSTIAKTNLLTAYVTDKDYQSARKLGDRVLADPTSCVTCMLKIAELAVNQGDPNRAAFALERARRSPLINSDKKTLHGYYLLTGKMLILQGKPDDAENVLREALSLVPDDPLTKQALASITTARNQAPQAR, encoded by the coding sequence ATGCAGTTCCGGTTGACTTATGGCCTCGGGGCGATCGCTCTGCTGGCGATTGCCCTTATCTATTGGCCTGTCGTCCACTTCAGTTTTGTCTGGGATGACTGGGTCAGCTTCGTCGAAACACCCTGGCTAACCCAGGGTGACGAGTGGAAGCATTACATTTTCCGCGACTTCAACGCCTGGACGTACTATTTCAGGCCGCTGGTCGTAGGGCTCTTTACCATGCAGGTGCGCCTGTTCCACAGCGCCCCGGAACCCATGCACGTCGTGTCACTCGCCCTCCACCTGATCGATGTGGCGCTGGTAGGAGTCCTGGCCTGGCGCTGCGCCACGCTCACTAACATGGATGCGGCCCGCCGGTCTTGGGTGGCGCCACTTTGCATGCTGATCTATGGGCTGCATCCAGCGCTTATTGAGACCGTCGCATGGGTTGGATGCCAGTTCGACCTGGTAGTAACGCTATTTGTGCTTCTTGGCCTGATTGCAAATCTCGGCATCCAGCGACGCGGACACCGGGCGAGCGTCATTGCGGTCATCTTCTTCCTGGCCGCTTGCTCGAAGGAAGCAGCCCTTTCATTCCCGTTCCTGCTGGTCCTGTTCGACTGGATGCTCTTCTCAGGTGATCAGGACACACGCTTTACCACCCGAATCGCCACGGTGCTCGGACGCAACTGGCCCGCCTATCTGGGTGTAGTACTCGCAGGAAGCGGCTATTTGATTTTCCGGCACTTTGCGCTGGGCTCCGTCACGGGCCAGGCCGCCTCCCCATCGGGTGGCCTAGTGGCACACCTGTACGAAATCAGCGTGGTTTACCTGCACTACCTTAAGGTCATCATCTGGCCTGTCGACGGCATGAACGTCATCCATCCGTATATGCCCGGTGACTTTCAGGGGCCGGCGACGCTGACGACGCTGCTGGCGATGGCCGCGGCCGCCATCGTCGTAGCCGGCGGTCTGTATGCGACGCTCCGGTTTAAGTCTGTCTTTGGCAGCATCATCGTTGCAATGACGGTAGCCCTGTTGCCGGTACTCCACATCATTCCCGTGGATTTCGAACTGAGCCTTTACCACGATCGCTACACCACCATGGCGCTGGCCATGGCGTGCTCCATGTTGCCGATGCTGCGCGCTCCTGCGCGACTCAAGCTGAGAGCAACAGAAAAGCTGGTCAGCTTGCTGGCAGGCGCTGGCATATTTCTCTGGCTTGCTTTTTCGATCGTCGCCATCCGCCTCATCACCCCCAACTGGGCGAACGACACGGCCCTATGGAACTGGGCGCTTTCGGCATACCCGCACTCCACGATCGCGAAGACCAATCTCCTCACCGCCTACGTTACCGACAAGGATTACCAGTCTGCCCGGAAGCTCGGCGATCGGGTTCTTGCTGACCCCACGTCATGCGTCACCTGCATGCTCAAGATTGCTGAACTGGCCGTCAACCAAGGCGACCCAAACAGAGCAGCTTTCGCACTTGAGCGAGCCCGCCGATCTCCACTGATCAACTCCGACAAGAAAACACTGCACGGTTACTATCTCCTCACGGGGAAAATGCTCATCCTGCAAGGGAAGCCGGACGATGCCGAGAACGTGCTTCGCGAGGCCTTATCGCTGGTGCCTGATGACCCGTTGACGAAGCAGGCCCTGGCTTCGATCACAACGGCACGGAACCAGGCGCCACAGGCACGCTAG
- a CDS encoding pilin, with translation MKNQKGFTLIELMIVVAIIAILAAIAIPQYQTYVVRSQVTRVIGEAGDLKVAVEDCLNAGATTFGTPASCVNTATSSDLITGNLPAVTFGQTATIIADFGSHANSALSGAQVKWTRNTSGGWSCSTTVTAKYAPASCQ, from the coding sequence ATGAAGAACCAGAAGGGCTTTACCCTGATCGAACTGATGATCGTCGTGGCGATCATCGCGATTCTGGCTGCCATCGCCATTCCGCAGTACCAGACCTACGTGGTCCGTTCGCAGGTCACCCGCGTGATCGGCGAAGCCGGAGACCTGAAGGTTGCGGTCGAAGACTGCCTCAATGCTGGCGCCACCACCTTCGGCACCCCCGCCAGCTGCGTGAACACCGCCACTTCGTCGGACCTGATCACGGGCAACCTGCCGGCGGTCACCTTCGGCCAGACTGCCACCATCATTGCGGACTTCGGCAGCCACGCCAACTCCGCGCTGAGCGGCGCCCAGGTGAAATGGACGCGCAACACCAGCGGCGGCTGGTCGTGCTCCACCACCGTTACGGCCAAGTACGCTCCGGCCAGCTGCCAGTAA
- a CDS encoding tetratricopeptide repeat protein codes for MNRGLMRGLAVAILAAVAFVYLPVIHGKFLWDDWPSFRDLQGEQWLHYVFRDFNRWNLYFRPLTVAFFAFQIKLFHSQPEPMHVVLLVIHLINVSLVGVLANRIGYLKEATESRRSWTALVCMLVYGLHPALIESVSWIGCQFDQITTMVTLCGLITNAYIQRPILRAGALSFIFFVAACCKEAASVFPLLVVLFDWALFAQNGERTPQAIIGTVLRRNWRAYAAMLACGIAYLGLRHWALGEVNYLQSSATTAWFARFQEICFVYMRYLRILVWPIAGMGPLHPVDVTQFRYATATSILNDLATLSIVAGGLYLAVRRGSPLGFVILAVTGALLPVLHILPVVFERSSLFHERYATMALAVGCAMLPLLKWPRIAAFSKGTTGMARLLGPAVLFLWLMFAIIDIRTIVPNWANDIALWRWAIALDHHSLLAKDYLLMAYEDSGDIDSALSFGDQLLAEPVTCTSCMLHFAKIALNKNDTARAAAALEKASRSTLVRASPEARQLYLSELGQWLNMQGRHDDARQAFEAALALKPDDNDAKRGLAQANAFIHDAKQMP; via the coding sequence ATGAATAGGGGACTGATGCGCGGTTTGGCCGTCGCGATCCTGGCCGCCGTGGCATTCGTTTATCTACCGGTGATTCACGGCAAATTCCTGTGGGACGACTGGCCGAGCTTCCGCGATCTCCAGGGCGAGCAGTGGCTGCACTACGTTTTTCGTGATTTCAACCGCTGGAACCTTTACTTCCGGCCCCTGACGGTTGCGTTCTTTGCGTTTCAGATCAAGCTGTTCCATAGCCAGCCCGAGCCCATGCATGTAGTGCTCCTGGTCATCCACCTGATCAATGTCTCTCTGGTCGGTGTGCTCGCGAACCGTATCGGATACCTGAAAGAAGCCACCGAATCTCGTAGATCATGGACGGCGCTTGTTTGCATGCTCGTCTACGGACTTCATCCTGCGCTGATCGAATCAGTGTCCTGGATCGGCTGCCAGTTCGATCAGATCACGACCATGGTCACGCTATGCGGCCTGATCACCAACGCTTACATACAAAGGCCTATCCTGCGCGCAGGCGCACTGTCTTTTATCTTCTTCGTGGCCGCGTGCTGCAAGGAAGCTGCGTCTGTCTTTCCTCTGCTGGTCGTCCTCTTTGACTGGGCCTTGTTTGCACAGAACGGCGAGCGCACGCCCCAAGCCATCATCGGCACCGTGCTTCGTCGCAACTGGCGTGCCTATGCCGCCATGCTGGCCTGCGGCATCGCCTACCTGGGACTGCGGCACTGGGCACTTGGCGAGGTGAACTACCTGCAAAGTAGCGCGACCACCGCCTGGTTTGCGCGATTCCAGGAAATCTGCTTTGTCTACATGCGTTACCTGAGGATCCTGGTCTGGCCCATTGCAGGCATGGGGCCATTGCATCCCGTGGATGTGACACAGTTCAGATACGCCACGGCGACGTCTATCCTGAACGACCTCGCCACCCTGAGCATCGTCGCGGGTGGTCTGTATTTGGCTGTCCGGCGTGGCTCACCTCTGGGCTTCGTCATACTTGCGGTAACCGGTGCGCTGCTGCCGGTGCTGCATATCCTGCCGGTCGTTTTTGAACGCAGCAGCCTTTTCCATGAGCGTTACGCAACCATGGCGTTGGCCGTTGGCTGTGCCATGCTGCCGTTGCTGAAGTGGCCGCGCATCGCAGCCTTTAGCAAAGGCACTACGGGAATGGCTCGCCTGCTCGGCCCCGCCGTGCTTTTCCTGTGGCTGATGTTTGCGATCATCGACATCCGCACCATTGTTCCTAACTGGGCAAATGACATTGCCCTTTGGCGCTGGGCCATAGCGCTGGACCACCATTCGTTGCTGGCGAAGGACTACCTTCTCATGGCATATGAAGACAGCGGTGATATCGACAGCGCGCTCTCCTTTGGCGACCAGCTACTGGCCGAACCCGTCACCTGTACGTCCTGCATGCTTCACTTCGCAAAGATCGCCCTGAACAAGAACGACACCGCACGAGCCGCAGCGGCGCTGGAAAAGGCCAGTCGTTCCACCTTGGTCAGGGCGAGCCCGGAAGCCCGACAGCTCTATTTGAGCGAGCTGGGCCAATGGCTCAACATGCAAGGCCGCCATGACGACGCCAGGCAGGCCTTTGAAGCAGCACTGGCACTCAAGCCCGATGATAATGATGCCAAGCGCGGGCTGGCCCAGGCGAATGCCTTCATCCACGATGCGAAGCAAATGCCATAG
- a CDS encoding pilin codes for MSRRRTTAGFTLIELMVVVAILAVLAAIAIPQYQTYVAKAEMAAALAEIAPGRTAYETLVNQGVTNGAVYANANNLGLAQTTSNCSSISAQTPTNGVGNITCMLQGHVALKTHYLKLNRNSSGSWSCVSDVSPRYLPSSCTTG; via the coding sequence ATGTCGCGCCGGCGAACTACCGCAGGCTTTACGCTGATCGAGTTGATGGTGGTGGTGGCGATCCTTGCCGTCCTGGCGGCAATCGCCATTCCGCAGTACCAGACGTATGTAGCAAAGGCCGAGATGGCAGCAGCGCTGGCCGAAATCGCCCCTGGCCGTACCGCCTATGAGACTCTGGTCAACCAAGGCGTCACCAACGGCGCCGTATATGCCAACGCCAATAACCTGGGGTTGGCCCAGACCACGTCGAACTGCTCGAGCATTTCGGCGCAAACACCGACCAACGGTGTCGGGAACATCACCTGCATGCTGCAGGGGCATGTCGCGCTCAAGACCCACTACCTCAAACTCAATCGCAATTCATCGGGGTCCTGGTCTTGCGTCTCGGATGTGAGTCCGCGCTACCTGCCCAGCAGTTGCACCACTGGCTGA
- a CDS encoding acyltransferase family protein — protein MKREDYRLGYRGDIEGLRAIAILLVVGAHAGVPWLAGGFVGVDVFFVLSGFLITGLLLDEISRTGRLAFDAFYLRRFRRLLPALILMLVVVSLLAAVVLAPGEQLQQASAAAMAALWASNIHFALAQMDYFAAGTDTNLFLHTWSLGVEEQFYLVWPLLMLLALGNGHGLTRIGRLRAVMLGIALVSLASSWLLTSWFPQFAFYMMPVRAWEFAAGALVWLGFRGAAEGMSGQRVKPWLPWVVGWLGLGAVLTAAVTFDSHVPYPGWRAMVPALGAVAMVWAGSHGTVSGAARVLSLRPLQALGRISYAWYLWHWPALLLGHAVVGSRGPWVSAAAVLGSLCVACISYRFVEYPTRHQAWWLKRRRLALFGCLAVVVLVNLLSMQWFDVAAGRMDGADMQRYARARSDSPVIYARGCDDWYRGSEVRPCSFGPSNADHTVVLMGDSVAGQWFPAVFRVFADAGWRLVVLTKSACPMVDQPFFYARIGREYTECTIWRRDALAQVAAMHPDIVLLSTVATNGFSRAQWVDGTSRVLQQIDGSVGRVVILRGTPRLPFDGPDCLSEHEGRPKWLAALQACEAPASDAHDTAVFQWLQQAGAQFGNVRMVDMNDLICPSGICRAEQHGVIIFRDSQHLTASFAASLAPGLARRIGVLGEGAALVPATASQ, from the coding sequence ATGAAGCGGGAAGACTACCGACTGGGGTACCGGGGTGATATCGAAGGGTTGCGGGCGATTGCCATCCTGCTGGTGGTCGGCGCGCATGCCGGCGTGCCCTGGCTTGCCGGTGGTTTCGTTGGTGTGGATGTGTTCTTTGTCCTTTCGGGCTTCCTGATCACGGGGCTGCTGCTCGACGAGATAAGCCGGACCGGGCGATTGGCGTTCGATGCGTTCTACCTCCGCCGATTCCGTCGCCTGCTGCCCGCGCTGATCCTGATGCTGGTGGTGGTTTCACTACTTGCCGCGGTGGTGCTTGCGCCGGGAGAGCAGCTCCAGCAAGCCAGTGCGGCGGCCATGGCAGCGCTATGGGCGAGCAACATCCATTTCGCGTTGGCACAGATGGATTACTTCGCTGCGGGAACGGATACCAACCTGTTTCTGCATACGTGGTCCCTCGGCGTGGAGGAGCAATTTTACCTGGTCTGGCCCCTGCTGATGCTGCTGGCACTGGGAAACGGGCACGGGCTCACGCGCATAGGACGGTTGCGCGCGGTGATGTTGGGTATTGCGTTGGTGAGCCTCGCCTCAAGTTGGCTGCTCACGTCGTGGTTTCCCCAGTTCGCCTTCTACATGATGCCGGTACGAGCCTGGGAATTCGCTGCAGGCGCGCTGGTTTGGCTTGGTTTTCGTGGTGCGGCAGAGGGCATGTCCGGACAGCGGGTCAAGCCCTGGTTGCCGTGGGTTGTCGGCTGGCTGGGGTTGGGCGCCGTGCTGACAGCGGCCGTGACGTTCGACAGTCACGTTCCCTATCCCGGCTGGCGCGCCATGGTGCCAGCGCTTGGGGCTGTGGCGATGGTCTGGGCGGGGTCGCATGGAACGGTTAGCGGTGCGGCGCGCGTGCTTTCGTTGCGCCCGCTTCAGGCGCTGGGCCGAATTTCCTACGCGTGGTACCTATGGCATTGGCCAGCGCTCCTGCTCGGCCATGCGGTAGTCGGCTCTCGCGGTCCGTGGGTGAGCGCCGCAGCTGTACTGGGTTCACTGTGCGTCGCGTGTATTTCGTACCGTTTCGTTGAGTATCCGACCCGGCATCAGGCGTGGTGGCTGAAGCGCCGGAGGCTGGCGCTCTTCGGTTGCCTTGCTGTCGTCGTGCTAGTGAACCTTCTTTCGATGCAGTGGTTCGATGTCGCGGCCGGGCGCATGGATGGCGCCGACATGCAGCGATATGCCCGGGCACGCAGCGATTCGCCCGTGATCTACGCCAGGGGCTGCGATGACTGGTACCGCGGAAGTGAGGTGCGGCCGTGCAGTTTTGGGCCATCGAACGCTGATCACACCGTGGTACTGATGGGCGATAGCGTCGCCGGACAATGGTTTCCTGCGGTCTTTCGCGTTTTCGCGGATGCTGGTTGGCGTCTTGTGGTGCTCACCAAGTCGGCTTGTCCGATGGTGGACCAGCCGTTTTTTTACGCGAGGATCGGAAGGGAGTACACCGAGTGCACGATATGGCGACGGGATGCGCTGGCGCAGGTCGCCGCGATGCATCCTGATATCGTGCTGCTCAGTACGGTTGCGACCAATGGTTTCAGCCGGGCGCAGTGGGTTGACGGAACGTCGCGCGTGCTGCAACAGATCGATGGTTCCGTTGGGCGCGTCGTCATTTTGCGCGGGACGCCGCGCCTGCCGTTTGACGGGCCTGACTGCCTGTCCGAGCATGAGGGACGGCCCAAGTGGTTGGCGGCATTGCAGGCATGTGAGGCTCCCGCGTCCGATGCGCACGACACCGCCGTCTTCCAATGGCTGCAGCAAGCCGGAGCCCAATTCGGCAATGTCCGAATGGTCGACATGAATGACCTGATTTGTCCCAGCGGAATCTGCAGGGCGGAGCAGCACGGAGTCATTATTTTCCGCGATTCGCAGCACCTCACAGCCAGTTTCGCAGCGTCGTTGGCACCAGGGCTCGCGCGCCGGATAGGCGTCTTGGGCGAGGGCGCCGCACTCGTGCCTGCTACTGCGTCGCAATAA